In Paenibacillus kyungheensis, the following are encoded in one genomic region:
- a CDS encoding serine hydrolase domain-containing protein has protein sequence MKLIDTAPLVSQLTERELYSCLIVQQGVQILDYYREPDQKEVPLKINSCTKSILSSLVSIAIDQGIMPAPDTAISTFFPQLHQDPDPRKAQITIEQLLTMSAGFNWTEFGGQHSFPTMSKTSNWIEFVLSQPLVHEPGTVMEYNSGCSQLLATILARTSGQSVASFAEQHLFAPLGINHYIWETDPQGVHTGGFGLQLPPAAMLQFGLLYLHEGKVNGKSLIQSSTVRHATSPLIAVDSPQKAHYGWHWWHSSFTLDSQPKVDIPYYYALGFGGQYIVVVPSYELVVTVSADRFKRKRTPLDVFRDFVVPLLEEQDV, from the coding sequence CAAATTTTAGATTATTATCGTGAGCCTGATCAAAAAGAGGTTCCACTCAAAATCAATTCCTGTACCAAAAGTATATTGTCTAGCCTAGTGAGTATTGCGATTGATCAAGGTATTATGCCTGCTCCAGATACAGCGATCTCTACTTTTTTTCCACAGCTTCATCAAGACCCTGATCCACGTAAAGCTCAAATTACAATCGAGCAGTTACTTACGATGTCTGCTGGATTCAACTGGACTGAATTTGGAGGACAACATTCATTTCCTACAATGAGCAAAACGTCCAATTGGATTGAATTTGTACTGTCGCAACCGCTTGTTCATGAGCCTGGCACCGTGATGGAATACAATTCAGGTTGTTCGCAGTTGTTAGCGACGATTCTAGCGCGCACGTCAGGACAATCTGTAGCTTCTTTTGCTGAACAGCATCTATTTGCACCACTGGGTATTAATCATTATATCTGGGAGACTGATCCGCAAGGTGTACATACAGGTGGATTTGGACTGCAACTACCTCCAGCGGCGATGCTACAATTTGGATTGTTGTATTTACATGAGGGCAAAGTGAACGGGAAATCATTGATTCAATCATCCACTGTACGACATGCTACAAGCCCATTAATCGCTGTAGATAGCCCGCAAAAAGCACATTACGGTTGGCACTGGTGGCATTCTTCTTTTACATTGGACAGCCAGCCCAAAGTCGATATTCCCTATTATTATGCACTAGGGTTCGGCGGACAGTATATTGTCGTTGTGCCTTCTTACGAGCTAGTCGTTACAGTATCAGCAGACCGATTCAAACGCAAGCGCACACCGCTTGATGTATTTCGCGATTTTGTAGTGCCTTTGCTAGAAGAACAAGACGTATAA
- a CDS encoding DinB family protein: protein MDTKKVLQQFEQEVDQYIQALEPYSIEQLTLQPEAEQWSLGQMYNHLIQSAQQMHLANIDTCIKRQQAEEEITEVNYKTYAGEAILELGNFPPIRVQVPASPFYTPTQPSTKAELLEGLEQVRARMQNIEPLLATVNPQYTVAHPRFGHLNAQEWFTIIDMHYRHHWLQKNRLDQFLGMTV from the coding sequence ATGGATACGAAAAAGGTACTGCAACAATTTGAACAGGAAGTCGATCAGTATATTCAAGCGTTGGAACCGTATAGTATTGAACAGTTAACGTTACAACCTGAGGCAGAACAATGGTCACTCGGTCAAATGTACAATCATTTGATACAATCGGCGCAACAGATGCATCTTGCCAATATTGATACCTGTATCAAGCGTCAGCAAGCAGAAGAAGAGATTACCGAAGTGAACTACAAAACCTATGCAGGGGAAGCAATACTGGAATTAGGCAATTTTCCACCTATTCGTGTACAGGTTCCAGCTTCTCCATTTTATACACCCACACAACCTTCTACCAAAGCTGAATTGCTAGAAGGATTAGAACAAGTGCGTGCACGTATGCAGAATATTGAGCCTCTTTTAGCAACAGTGAATCCACAATATACAGTAGCTCATCCGCGCTTTGGGCATTTAAACGCTCAGGAATGGTTTACGATTATTGATATGCATTACCGTCATCACTGGCTTCAAAAAAATCGATTGGATCAATTTCTAGGAATGACAGTATAA
- a CDS encoding helix-turn-helix transcriptional regulator gives MNKTERMLAIVLELQRKSWVRAEDLASIFEISVRTIYRDMQALSEAGVPLLGSPGQGYLLMEGYFLPPVHFTASEAVSLLIGTDFVEQQFGQHYRRNAEVARRKIESILPAIVREQSNPMREGIRLLAQQRTLATIDDRQYIEPIGQAIVQKRKLKFGYSKPHHSAITRTVCPYGLAFNTNHWVLVAYCELRQDIRHFRLSRISDLVELQDSFVLPEHFKLSEYRPPDDRNMLIRLQFDPHMTERIQEVGNFYIEKIEEEPSATIVTLRVRQVEDVLFWILSWGDQVTVLEPTSLRLQIIEKINNMLKRY, from the coding sequence ATGAACAAAACAGAGCGCATGTTAGCGATTGTACTGGAGCTTCAGCGCAAATCGTGGGTACGTGCAGAAGATTTAGCGAGTATCTTTGAGATCAGCGTACGGACGATCTACCGCGATATGCAAGCACTCAGTGAAGCAGGTGTGCCATTGCTTGGTTCTCCCGGGCAAGGCTATTTGTTAATGGAAGGGTACTTTTTGCCACCGGTTCATTTTACAGCTTCTGAAGCAGTATCTTTATTAATCGGCACCGATTTTGTAGAACAGCAATTCGGACAACATTATCGCCGTAATGCAGAAGTGGCCCGGCGCAAAATCGAATCTATTTTGCCAGCTATCGTACGTGAACAATCGAATCCGATGCGTGAAGGGATTCGCTTATTGGCTCAACAAAGAACACTAGCGACAATAGACGACAGGCAATATATTGAACCGATCGGACAAGCGATTGTCCAAAAACGCAAATTAAAATTTGGATATAGTAAGCCACATCATTCTGCTATTACACGAACAGTCTGTCCATACGGTCTAGCCTTTAATACGAATCACTGGGTACTGGTAGCTTATTGTGAATTACGGCAAGATATTCGGCATTTTCGGTTGTCACGTATTTCTGATCTGGTGGAATTACAGGATAGCTTTGTTTTACCCGAGCATTTCAAATTATCCGAGTACCGCCCGCCTGATGATCGGAACATGTTGATACGTTTACAATTTGATCCACATATGACCGAACGTATTCAAGAAGTGGGTAATTTTTATATCGAAAAAATAGAAGAAGAACCATCTGCTACGATCGTTACGCTACGTGTACGGCAGGTAGAAGATGTGCTTTTCTGGATCTTGAGTTGGGGAGATCAGGTGACTGTGTTAGAACCAACATCGTTGCGATTACAAATAATTGAAAAAATAAATAATATGTTAAAACGCTACTGA
- a CDS encoding nucleobase:cation symporter-2 family protein: protein MLSRRKIFTLGLQHVMAMYAGAIAVPLIVGGALHLTAEQMAYLIAADLFTCGIATLLQVLGTRYFGSGLPVVLGCTFTAVGPIIAIASTSNLATAYGAIILSGLFVVLIAPLYGRLLRFFPKIVTGSVVTIIGLSLIPVAMNNVAGGQGSSDFGAPRNLMLALITLLVILLVNRLAKGFLRSISVLVGLFVGTVVAYSMGMVHFGSVGDASWVRVAQPFYFGIPEFSLTAIVTMVIVNIVSMVESTGVYIAVGKAIEQKVEQKQIVNGLRSEGLAIMLGGFFNAFPYTAFSQNVGLISLTKVKTRNVIFAASGIMIVLGLLPKLAALTTVIPNAVLGGAMIVMFGSVAASGISILSEVNLRNDRNLMIVACSIAVGLGSAVLPDMFGQLPSFAQTLLQNGIVTGSITAVLLNIILSRKGEMFDNPEDNENSSAMASDAGDSTQVKTGISSQTT from the coding sequence ATGTTAAGTAGACGCAAAATATTTACACTAGGGCTTCAACATGTGATGGCGATGTATGCAGGTGCGATTGCTGTACCACTTATTGTCGGTGGAGCCTTGCATCTGACTGCCGAACAAATGGCTTATCTTATCGCCGCCGATTTATTTACCTGCGGGATTGCTACATTGCTACAAGTACTAGGAACACGTTATTTTGGTAGTGGATTGCCGGTTGTATTGGGATGTACGTTTACTGCTGTAGGGCCAATTATTGCCATCGCGTCGACCTCGAATCTCGCCACCGCCTATGGAGCGATTATTTTATCTGGATTATTCGTTGTCTTGATCGCGCCATTATATGGTCGACTGCTTCGCTTTTTCCCGAAAATCGTTACCGGTTCGGTCGTAACGATTATAGGCTTATCGTTGATTCCAGTAGCGATGAACAATGTAGCAGGCGGACAAGGCAGTAGCGATTTTGGCGCACCTCGTAATCTTATGCTTGCCCTAATAACGTTATTAGTGATTTTGTTAGTCAATCGTCTGGCTAAAGGATTTTTGCGTTCGATCTCGGTATTGGTCGGATTATTTGTCGGTACTGTTGTTGCGTATAGTATGGGGATGGTGCATTTCGGTTCGGTAGGAGATGCTTCTTGGGTACGTGTAGCACAGCCTTTTTACTTCGGTATACCGGAATTTAGCTTAACCGCCATTGTTACGATGGTCATTGTTAATATTGTGAGTATGGTTGAATCGACAGGGGTGTATATTGCGGTCGGGAAAGCGATTGAGCAGAAAGTCGAGCAAAAACAGATCGTCAACGGACTTCGTTCTGAAGGTCTAGCGATTATGTTAGGTGGATTTTTCAATGCTTTTCCGTATACAGCGTTCTCTCAAAATGTAGGGCTGATTTCGCTTACCAAAGTCAAAACACGTAATGTCATTTTTGCAGCATCCGGTATTATGATTGTACTTGGTTTATTGCCGAAATTAGCAGCTCTTACGACTGTGATTCCAAATGCAGTATTAGGCGGAGCAATGATCGTGATGTTCGGATCGGTAGCGGCATCGGGTATCTCGATCCTGTCAGAAGTGAACTTGCGTAATGATCGCAATCTGATGATCGTAGCATGTAGTATTGCTGTTGGATTAGGTTCTGCGGTATTGCCAGATATGTTTGGTCAATTGCCAAGCTTTGCCCAGACTCTTTTGCAAAACGGGATCGTGACCGGTTCGATTACAGCGGTCTTGTTAAATATTATTTTATCGCGTAAAGGTGAAATGTTCGACAATCCAGAGGACAACGAAAATTCGAGTGCTATGGCATCTGATGCTGGAGATAGCACTCAAGTGAAGACAGGGATTTCTTCGCAAACCACGTAA
- a CDS encoding xanthine phosphoribosyltransferase: MKELQERIRQEGQILSEKVLKVDSFLNHQVDTGLAVEIGKEFARLFAHEKITKVLTIEASGIQFAMATGIALGVPFVYAKKKKAITQGDVVYAASVHSFTKQETYQVTIVQSYLNKEDRILIVDDFLATGAALVGLADIVKASGATLVGVGCVIEKTFQEGRGLLEERQIPIQSLARISSMSPGHVDFIEETPLIPSLVTVASGNEDSPC, translated from the coding sequence ATGAAAGAATTACAAGAACGTATTCGTCAGGAAGGACAGATTTTGTCCGAAAAGGTATTGAAAGTGGACTCATTTCTGAATCATCAGGTGGATACTGGATTAGCGGTTGAGATCGGCAAAGAATTCGCCCGACTTTTCGCCCATGAAAAGATCACTAAAGTGTTAACGATCGAAGCAAGCGGGATTCAATTTGCGATGGCAACGGGAATTGCTTTGGGTGTTCCTTTCGTCTATGCCAAAAAGAAAAAAGCGATCACGCAAGGTGATGTGGTCTATGCGGCTTCTGTACACTCATTTACCAAGCAAGAAACGTATCAAGTGACGATCGTCCAAAGTTATCTGAATAAAGAAGACCGTATCTTGATCGTTGATGATTTTTTAGCCACAGGAGCGGCGCTAGTTGGTCTAGCAGATATCGTCAAAGCTTCAGGAGCAACGTTGGTTGGTGTCGGTTGTGTGATCGAGAAGACGTTCCAGGAGGGACGCGGACTACTGGAAGAACGCCAGATTCCGATTCAATCGCTAGCACGCATTTCATCGATGTCTCCAGGGCATGTTGATTTTATCGAAGAGACACCATTGATTCCTTCTCTGGTGACCGTAGCTTCTGGAAATGAGGATTCTCCATGTTAA
- a CDS encoding dihydroorotate dehydrogenase produces MTSLICNLAGVALRNPIIMASGTFGFGREYGELYDLSILGGIASKGLTLHPRSGNTGCRVQETPSGMMNSVGLENPGITSFLENELDHMVASGAVVIANLGGAHLEEYVTGAAQISESCDLRQRQGQKAVDLLELNISCPNVKEGGIQFGVDTEVARQIVREVRQVTRIPLIVKLSPNAQDIVAMAYMCEQEGADAVSLVNTFSAMKIDIAQRRSAFQNTYAGLSGPAIKPIALRMVHQVSQALSIPVIGMGGISSVEDMIEYIMAGAEAVQIGTYNFVNLHAGEELVSGLTAWMEKEKVQSLDEIRGIV; encoded by the coding sequence ATGACCTCTCTCATATGTAATCTAGCAGGCGTAGCACTGCGTAATCCTATCATTATGGCTTCTGGAACATTCGGATTCGGACGAGAATATGGCGAGTTGTACGATCTCAGTATACTTGGCGGGATAGCGAGTAAAGGTCTGACTTTGCATCCACGTTCAGGCAATACCGGTTGTCGTGTGCAGGAGACACCATCAGGTATGATGAACAGTGTCGGGTTGGAGAATCCAGGCATAACGTCTTTTCTGGAAAATGAATTAGATCATATGGTTGCCAGTGGGGCGGTGGTTATTGCTAATTTGGGCGGAGCACATCTGGAAGAATACGTAACTGGTGCGGCGCAGATCAGCGAATCTTGCGATCTCCGTCAACGTCAGGGACAGAAGGCTGTTGATCTACTGGAACTGAATATCTCATGCCCTAATGTCAAAGAAGGCGGTATTCAGTTCGGAGTCGATACCGAAGTGGCTCGCCAGATTGTACGAGAAGTTAGACAGGTTACTCGTATTCCGTTGATCGTCAAATTATCGCCTAATGCACAGGATATTGTCGCAATGGCGTATATGTGTGAGCAAGAAGGTGCGGATGCTGTATCGCTGGTGAATACCTTCTCAGCGATGAAGATCGATATTGCTCAGCGGCGTAGTGCTTTTCAAAATACGTATGCAGGTCTATCTGGCCCTGCGATCAAGCCGATAGCGCTACGAATGGTGCATCAAGTCTCTCAAGCACTCTCTATTCCAGTGATCGGGATGGGCGGGATTAGCTCGGTAGAAGATATGATTGAATATATTATGGCAGGCGCCGAAGCCGTGCAGATCGGGACGTATAATTTTGTGAATTTACATGCAGGTGAGGAATTGGTATCTGGACTCACTGCTTGGATGGAAAAGGAAAAGGTACAGTCGCTAGACGAGATTCGTGGGATTGTTTGA
- a CDS encoding dihydroorotate dehydrogenase electron transfer subunit: MATIISNIEVSPSVYVIKVAGQWAGAMGQFYMIRHRATQGIAITDPLLSRPLSIHDQGDDYIAFLYRVTGRGTALLASLSVGQELQLSGPFGNGFPVVDPSESVALVGGGMGVAPLLLAAKHYRQADIYVGFNHHSFAVESFEQILQDSQQIHITQGQHTNIVDIVDPRLYSVIMACGPAGMLQALATKIKSLHARTLLYISTEKRMACGIGACLTCSIQTVNGNARVCKEGPVFTAEEVNWNDLSHM; this comes from the coding sequence ATGGCAACGATTATCTCAAATATAGAAGTATCTCCAAGCGTGTATGTGATCAAGGTAGCAGGTCAATGGGCAGGAGCAATGGGACAATTTTATATGATACGTCATCGTGCTACGCAGGGGATTGCTATAACCGATCCTTTGCTGTCTCGTCCGCTGAGTATTCATGATCAAGGCGATGATTATATCGCCTTTTTATATAGAGTGACAGGTAGAGGAACAGCTCTATTAGCAAGCTTATCGGTAGGACAGGAATTGCAATTGTCCGGCCCTTTTGGAAATGGATTCCCGGTCGTTGATCCTTCTGAATCGGTTGCTTTGGTTGGCGGAGGAATGGGAGTAGCACCGTTGCTATTAGCGGCTAAACATTACCGTCAGGCAGATATTTATGTAGGATTTAATCATCATTCCTTTGCGGTCGAGTCTTTCGAGCAGATCCTACAGGACAGCCAGCAGATTCATATCACTCAGGGGCAACACACCAATATCGTTGATATCGTAGACCCTAGATTGTATTCAGTCATTATGGCTTGTGGGCCTGCGGGTATGTTACAAGCTTTGGCTACAAAAATAAAATCACTCCATGCGCGCACATTATTATACATTTCAACAGAAAAACGAATGGCATGTGGTATCGGCGCTTGCCTCACTTGCTCAATTCAGACGGTGAACGGCAATGCTCGTGTGTGCAAAGAAGGCCCTGTATTTACAGCAGAGGAGGTGAACTGGAATGACCTCTCTCATATGTAA
- a CDS encoding YdcF family protein, with translation MIYIYSLTVFFLILFVINYAIDQRRVRNGVFLTIGILLLLFSSIVYAISNLDGVIPYIGLLLVLILVLLAPVMLLVIGIALIYNGRTLLSKEGWKLPNLLSLLVGIGIATLPVITFLMPSVGILQPVIIFIQLCFVYYGFLFICYLVSSTLYNLNRVKLNQDFIIILGSGLIKDRVPPLLASRIDRAITFYYRQQKIQSPPRFVASGGQGSDEAIAEAEAIRNYLRSKGIPNDQIIVENQSVNTLQNMQFSKQKMDALMEGNPYSCIFVTNNFHLFRAGIYAREAGITGDGVGSRTAFYYLPNAFIREYIAILVMYRKVHVMMTAFILLTVIGLSLLNINLVR, from the coding sequence GTGATTTATATATACAGTTTGACTGTCTTTTTTCTTATCTTGTTCGTTATCAATTACGCAATCGATCAGCGGCGGGTACGAAATGGAGTCTTTCTGACGATTGGAATATTGCTTCTTTTGTTCAGTTCGATTGTGTATGCAATCAGTAATCTGGATGGGGTTATTCCATATATCGGTCTATTATTAGTACTTATTCTAGTATTACTTGCTCCTGTCATGTTATTAGTGATTGGAATTGCACTGATCTACAATGGACGTACGTTATTATCCAAAGAAGGCTGGAAATTACCTAACTTGCTATCTTTGCTTGTAGGCATAGGGATAGCGACTTTACCTGTTATTACATTCCTGATGCCTTCGGTCGGTATTTTGCAACCTGTTATTATCTTTATTCAGTTATGCTTTGTGTATTATGGATTTTTATTTATTTGTTATCTGGTATCCTCCACTTTGTACAACCTCAACCGAGTAAAGCTCAATCAAGATTTTATTATTATTTTAGGCAGTGGATTGATTAAAGATCGTGTTCCCCCGCTATTAGCAAGTCGTATTGATCGTGCGATTACTTTTTATTATCGACAACAAAAAATACAATCACCCCCTCGATTTGTTGCTTCAGGTGGACAGGGTAGTGACGAAGCGATTGCTGAAGCAGAAGCGATACGCAATTATCTGCGATCCAAAGGAATCCCTAATGATCAGATTATTGTCGAAAATCAATCTGTAAATACACTACAAAATATGCAATTTTCCAAACAAAAAATGGATGCATTGATGGAAGGTAATCCATATTCCTGTATATTTGTGACGAACAATTTCCATTTATTCCGCGCAGGTATCTATGCACGAGAAGCAGGGATTACAGGCGATGGTGTGGGTTCACGTACTGCATTTTATTATTTACCAAATGCTTTTATCCGCGAATATATCGCTATTCTGGTAATGTACCGCAAAGTACATGTGATGATGACTGCTTTTATTTTGTTAACAGTGATAGGGCTTAGTCTGCTGAATATTAATCTAGTACGCTAA
- a CDS encoding YxeA family protein, producing MRNGTKLLLFVLTIVILLVITLVSQLSEKDLTKLNPLIPKQIYYVQVHNSSSNTSSSQDTTVEYTLPAWDDKGNPQTITFFGMHSLREGAYLQLTLKNQQVLSYKEISYDQIPTVVQSYLRH from the coding sequence ATGCGTAACGGAACTAAGCTTTTACTATTTGTACTCACGATAGTTATCTTGCTTGTTATCACATTGGTTAGTCAATTATCTGAGAAAGACCTGACCAAACTTAATCCGTTGATTCCTAAGCAAATCTATTATGTACAAGTTCATAATTCGTCTTCTAATACTTCATCTTCACAGGATACAACTGTCGAATACACATTACCCGCATGGGATGACAAAGGAAACCCTCAAACGATTACATTTTTCGGTATGCATTCATTACGTGAAGGTGCTTATCTCCAATTAACACTCAAAAATCAACAAGTGCTATCTTATAAGGAAATTTCTTATGACCAGATTCCCACAGTAGTCCAATCCTATTTGCGTCACTAA
- a CDS encoding response regulator transcription factor, whose amino-acid sequence MQTILIVEDDRKIAELLQSYIVKYGYHVIVTTDFEHVLQQFQQEQPDMVLLDVNLPSYDGYYWCRQIRAHSICPVIFISARAGEMDQIMALENGADDYITKPFDYGIVMAKIRSHLRRAYGEYASKHEEIILHKEGLSLYPERLELHYNNQSVLLTKKEADIIESLIERHPRVASREALLEKLWDDQTYVDENTLNVNITRVRKKFLDLGLLDAVETVRGIGYRLYISWNQDDGL is encoded by the coding sequence ATGCAGACTATTTTGATTGTCGAAGATGATCGTAAGATTGCCGAATTATTGCAATCGTATATTGTGAAATATGGCTACCATGTTATTGTAACCACAGACTTTGAACATGTGCTACAACAATTTCAACAAGAGCAACCGGATATGGTACTTCTGGATGTTAATCTCCCCAGTTATGACGGGTATTACTGGTGTCGTCAGATTCGTGCCCATTCCATCTGTCCGGTGATCTTTATTTCGGCACGTGCAGGGGAAATGGATCAGATTATGGCACTCGAAAATGGAGCCGATGACTATATTACTAAACCGTTCGATTACGGTATCGTCATGGCCAAAATTCGCAGTCATCTACGGCGTGCTTACGGAGAATATGCTTCCAAGCATGAAGAGATTATTTTGCATAAAGAAGGATTATCTTTATACCCTGAACGACTAGAACTTCATTACAACAATCAGAGCGTATTATTAACGAAAAAAGAAGCAGATATTATTGAAAGTCTGATCGAACGCCATCCACGAGTAGCTAGCCGGGAAGCGTTACTTGAAAAGTTATGGGACGATCAGACCTATGTCGATGAAAATACACTGAACGTCAATATCACTCGTGTACGCAAAAAGTTTCTTGATCTGGGTCTATTGGATGCGGTAGAGACGGTGCGCGGCATCGGTTACCGACTGTATATTTCGTGGAATCAGGATGATGGATTATGA
- a CDS encoding sensor histidine kinase, with the protein MKLFLKEHALLIVIQIIQFSAVMSIYWLDGYRNVGPALYSIMLGLFFLGGYLCYQYYSRRHYYRRLQEPLLSLDDSVQQLDQAPVSEALEQLLRQQYRYYQQRLATINQQQQEHLTFMNQWVHQMKTPLSVIELTVQDVDEPEFASIREELERMSSGLNTILYMARLRTFEQDFHIRSISLSEVIREVVQEHKRLFIRNQVYPDVKIKDGDLWTESDQKWLFFMVSQLVVNAVKYSAHTNNKVILSSYIVGHQAVIEVQDYGVGIPASDIKRVFEPFFTGENGRHFRESTGMGLYLTHEAAQRLDHQLELESTVNQGTTVRILFPSYQR; encoded by the coding sequence ATGAAGCTTTTTTTGAAAGAACATGCGCTGTTAATCGTTATTCAGATTATTCAATTTAGTGCCGTTATGAGCATTTATTGGTTAGATGGATACCGGAATGTTGGCCCTGCTCTGTATTCGATTATGTTAGGGCTGTTTTTCTTAGGTGGATATTTATGTTATCAGTATTACAGCCGTCGTCATTATTATCGGCGCTTACAGGAGCCTCTACTCTCATTAGATGATTCGGTTCAGCAGTTAGATCAAGCTCCTGTCTCAGAAGCATTAGAACAATTGCTACGCCAGCAGTATCGATACTACCAACAACGTCTTGCTACGATTAATCAACAACAGCAAGAGCATTTAACATTTATGAATCAATGGGTACATCAGATGAAGACACCTTTATCTGTGATCGAATTAACAGTACAAGATGTGGATGAACCTGAATTTGCAAGTATTCGTGAAGAACTGGAACGGATGAGTTCAGGGCTGAATACGATTTTATATATGGCACGTTTAAGAACATTTGAACAGGATTTTCATATTCGCTCGATCTCGTTATCTGAAGTAATCCGCGAAGTGGTGCAAGAACATAAGCGTCTCTTTATTCGCAATCAAGTGTATCCTGATGTGAAGATCAAAGACGGTGATCTCTGGACAGAATCGGATCAGAAATGGCTCTTTTTTATGGTCTCTCAACTGGTCGTCAATGCGGTCAAATACTCGGCACACACCAACAATAAAGTGATTCTTTCTTCATATATTGTAGGTCATCAAGCGGTGATCGAAGTACAAGATTATGGTGTAGGGATTCCAGCTTCGGATATAAAGCGTGTATTTGAACCTTTTTTCACCGGCGAAAATGGTCGGCATTTCCGCGAATCAACAGGTATGGGCTTATACCTAACACACGAAGCAGCTCAGCGACTAGATCATCAGTTGGAGCTAGAATCTACGGTAAATCAAGGTACAACAGTACGTATTCTTTTCCCATCATATCAGCGTTAA
- a CDS encoding ABC transporter ATP-binding protein, translating into MLHVNQVSKIYEGKVTYQALSNIQFTIEDGEFVGIMGPSGSGKTTLLNMIATIDEPTTGEILINNQNINLLKKNDLATFRRRELGFVFQDFNLLHTLTVEENIVLPLTLDGVKVSEMKEKAAVIADKLGITGIMNKRTYEISGGQAQRAAIARAMIHTPHLLLADEPTGNLDSKSARDVMELLETINQEQQTTMMLVTHDPLAASYCQRVIFIRDGKLYTEIHRGEHRQTFFQKIIDTLSLLGGHANDISSIRV; encoded by the coding sequence ATGTTACACGTTAATCAGGTTAGCAAAATATACGAGGGCAAAGTCACTTATCAAGCGTTATCCAATATTCAATTTACGATCGAAGATGGTGAGTTTGTCGGTATTATGGGGCCTTCAGGTAGCGGTAAAACAACACTGCTTAATATGATTGCCACTATTGATGAACCAACCACTGGAGAAATTTTGATCAATAATCAGAATATCAATCTTTTGAAAAAAAATGATCTTGCTACATTTCGGCGACGTGAACTTGGATTTGTTTTTCAAGACTTCAATCTTCTGCATACACTGACGGTCGAAGAAAATATTGTACTTCCTTTGACACTGGATGGGGTAAAAGTCAGTGAAATGAAAGAAAAAGCGGCTGTTATCGCTGATAAGCTAGGTATCACAGGAATTATGAATAAGCGCACTTATGAAATTTCTGGTGGACAAGCACAACGTGCCGCTATAGCGCGTGCAATGATTCATACGCCACATCTTTTATTAGCGGATGAGCCGACAGGTAATCTGGATTCCAAGTCTGCTCGTGATGTGATGGAACTACTGGAAACGATCAATCAAGAACAACAGACAACAATGATGCTTGTCACTCATGATCCGCTTGCTGCTAGTTATTGTCAGCGTGTGATCTTTATACGCGATGGCAAATTGTATACCGAAATTCATCGCGGGGAACACCGTCAGACGTTTTTCCAAAAGATTATCGATACGTTATCACTGCTAGGGGGTCACGCTAATGACATTTCGTCAATTCGCGTATAA